ACAAGAGAAAACTAAATTTTTTATTATAAACCATTACTAAATCCTTTGAGTAACTATTAATTTTTCATGAGAGTAAAATCTGTAACCGATAAATACATTTAAGTACAGAGAAAATAATATTCGTGTTTGATTGATAAGTATTTGGCAATTTGGCAGCTACTGATTAGAGTATTTTGATATACTGCAGAAATTACCAAGATGTTTTTACTTTTTATACAGAAGACGGGCTAATGCCCGTCTTTTTTGTTGTTAATTGTTTGGCATTTTGACATTAAATTATAATTAAGCTGTGATATATTAGCTAGAATGCAAATGATTGAAACATTAAGAATAAGCTCAACTAGCATTCTTTTTGTTCATATTATTTGTTTGTCTTACAACCTATTAAGTTTTATTTGTGCTGTTTTTTGCATATTCCAAGGTGTATTGCCACTTTCAAGCTATTTAGACGGGATAAACTATCCCGTCTTTTATTTTGTTTACTAGTTGAAAAAATTGCTTTCATGCAAGTTTTGCATGTAAAAATATTTTGAGTTGTTTTACTATCTTTAATATCTAAATTAATCTGCCATAGCTTCTAACATCTGGCAGATTAATTTTCTGTTTGAGGTATTCAATGATACTAGAAAAATATCCTATCAGGTTTGAGGATATTTGCACACATCCTATAGGAAGATGCCCTATGAATATAATAATGAGTAAATTAATTCGGGATGTTGTTATGCACTGGATTTATATAGAGGTTTGGCGGTGAGCCAAACCTTTTTTTATATCTCCAGAACTCACACAAAAATCGCCAAAAAATTTAATTTATCAGATGGCTCTCTCGTCTTATATGCTGTAAGCTCTATAATGTTTGTCTGCAAGCAAAATTAAAAACTAAAAGTACTCCGCAGAATGCCGATGGTAACTGAGTCACTATCTGGTGTATTACCAGGCTGCAAGAGATGAATTATTCCTGGTGTAATGCTAATATTATCTGTTAGCTGGAAACGATAAAATGCCTCAATTTGAGTGGTAGTCCCTGGTTGTCCACCTGCACGTCCTAAACCGGTATTAATAAAATCAGGGACATTATTCCCCACAGGTAGGTCGCTACTAGTGATTTTAGGAGGTTGACCGACATAAATTCCCCCCAAATTTCCTTTAGCAAATAAATCAGGGAAATTCATAAACACCATATAATTCGTCGTTTCTACATTTCCCGATTGCCCAGGAATGTAAGATTTAGTATAACCACCCCACGCACCTGCGCTAATGCGAGGTGAAATTTGCCAAGTGACAGTCGCACCCACAGCATTAGTTTGCAAAGGTGCTGATTTTCCGGTAGTGGTATTAACTGTAGTTAAGCATTCATCGCCAACAAAGGTTAGCAAGCAACCATCCGAAGAATAATTGTTGACGTAATATAAGCTTAAATCTAGAGTGTCAGTTGGTGTTAGCAGCAATTGCACACCAGTAGTTGTGGTTCCATCGAATAAACCGCTACTGTTACCGGGATTACCTGGTTTATAACTCGTATAAATTGCCTGCAAACTAGCGCGTTTAGCAAATTGCCAATCAATAGCTATACCGCCGTGACCGTATCCCATATTTAAAATTGGGTTTCTTTGGGCAAAATAAGACAGCGGCCCTGTTGCAGCACTTTCTACCCGATTGGGGCCTCGGAAAGCAGCAGGCATACTTACGCCTTCTGTTCCCACCATTATTGCTAATTTATCCGTCACCAGCCAATGAAAATTGAGGTCACTTACAATCAAGCTATCTGTAGGATATTCATAACCAAGTAAAACATCATTCCGGGAAACACTATTGGTAAATCTAGGCGAAGTTTTTCCTTTACCATCTATAAGACCTGTAAACAAGTAACTACTAGGAGTGATTTGACTAGTCAAATATAGTTGCGCTAGGGATATGACATTAATGTTTGTCCCGCCATCATCTGTATCTTTTTGTCCATCTCTAGGATTGACATCACCACGATTGCTAGTCCGTCCTTGAATACCAACTATTAGTAGTCCACTGAGTTTGGTTGTTCTTGAGAATTGATTTGCTTCAAATTCGCCAGTTCTGGCTTCTAAACTATCGACACGACCCCGCAAAGTTGCTAATTCAGGGGCAAATTCTGATTGCAATTTTTGTAATGTTGCTAAATCTTCGCGGGTAACTAAATCGCTGGTGGCTGTAGTGATTAATTCGTTGACTCTATCTAAACAAGCATTCACACCGGCGGCGAATTCATACCGAGTCAAGGCGCGATTACCGCGATAGCTACTATCTGGATACCCTGCTATACAACCATAGCGTTCCACCAAAGACTGTAATGCTTGGAATGCCCAATCATTGGGTTGTACGTCTTTGAGTTGAGAAACCGATGTAACTTGCGCCATCGGATTTATGGGGGAGAGGGGAGGAGAATTTAAGTCTATACTCTCCTGCGCCTGGGTAGCTTCTATATTGATGTACTCTTGTGCTGATGCTTTTTGGGCAACTCCATTTACTCCCGCAATTAGTAACCATGCGAGCATCCAGGTTTTGCGATGACTGCGGCTAACAAGTATACCTTTCAACTTTTTACACTCTGCTCACATACTTAAGTGAAGAGTGTATGCGCTATTGTCTAGGGTTCACATGGGAAAATTTACGGATTTTGTCCAAAATTAGACTTAATCTTTCTGGGCAACTTCTGAAAGGACGAGTATAACAGGGTATTGGGTATTGGAGACTAGGTACTAGGTACTGGGAACTGGGGGACAAAGAGAATTAGAGCCTCGGTCATACTTTGAACTGGATTTATCAACCTCAAAGACTCAAATCTCCGACTCCAGTCCCCAATCCCCAATCTCCAGTTTTTAATCCCCAATCTATGGCAAATCGTCCACGCAAGCTGACACAAAAAGCCTCTAAACAAAATAAACCTCATACAGGTGTGATGAAACGCATCGCTAAAAAACCCCAGAAAAAGCTCAAAGGGGGAAGTTGGTTGTCGTCAACGCTAGCGATACCTACGGTGGCAAGCTACGCAATTTTGTTGAGTAGTGCTAGTCTAATTATGGCTTTCGCCTGGATTAGCGTTCTCTTCATCTTCAATCCAGACCAGGTAAGCTGGCTAAATAAAATTTTACCTTTATGGGCACAAATCCCCCTTGGGAACCACGAACGCCCCAAAACTATCAAACAAATTCAACTAGATTTGAGTCAAAACAACCAAATATTTGGCGAAACTCTGCCTTTACGTCAAGATGCCAAAGACTCTTTTTTACTGCCAGTTTTGCAACAGCGTCCTAATTGTCAATCTGATTGTAAAAAACTTGTGGAACTCAGAGTTTACGAGCTATCAAAAGAGTTAGAGTTTAAATCCCAGTCAGAAAATTACTACTATTTAGCCACTCAATTGCCTGTAACTGGGCCAGAAGAATCCTCTGTGATTTCGCCCTCACTTGATGAAACATCAGAACCCCAAGATATCAGTGTTTCCCTACCTTTAACTAAAGTGCAACGCTTTGATGCTGGGACACCATCACCAGGGGTTTGGTTTAATTTGCAGGGTCAACGCCAACCAGGAACTGCTGCTTATGGTCAAGTTGTATACTACAATCCACAACGCACCAATTTACTACAAATGTTGTCTTGGACAAGTCCCAACGGACAATTACCCAGATGGCAGCAGGTAACTGGTGATGGTACAAAAGAGTTAGTTGTCGATCAAACTATAGGCTTAGAACCGCACTTACAGGTTTACCAAGTCAAGCCTGTGAAGTTATTTCTCAAACCAATTGAATTAGAGGCGATTACCCTCAAATCAGCAGCCCTCAAAGATTCTGCATACCAAAACGCCTTGTCAATTGCCCGTAGTGGACTATGGACACCAGCCTTTGAATGGTTGAAATTCATCAAAAAACAGCGCCAAGGAGTTTTTCCAGGGGTGGCGCAAGCGCAAATGGATTTGATTCGCTTGCATTCCCAACTTACTAAAACCCAAGCCCAGAAAAAATGGGCAAGTCCTAGTCAAGAAGTGCTAGCAGACTTGATTGATGGTCGTTGGGGGAAAGCATTACAGGTGTTTGAAGCGTCGCCACATAATACCCAAGAAATTGCGACTCTACTCAAAGCTGATAAAAAACGGTTGTGGAATCGCACAACCGCCGCGTTGCGGGTGAACCCAAATAGACTGGATGTGCAAGCTTGGTTTGCTTTGATTTTGGCTGTTCAGCAGGGAGAAGAACATGCCAATTCCTGGTTAAAGACGCAACCAAAAATTACAAAAGATAATCTTGTCTATATTCAAGGTCTGTTAGCAAAACTCAATAGTGAGGATGCAAAGTCGCAAATATCCTCTACTCACCCTAGTCAGATTGTTGGTACAGTGCAACCAATTACTCAAGTTACTAGCAGCGAGTGGCTGCAACCAAATTCCTTAGCAGACTTGAAACTCACTGATAATCAAGTTTGGTATCAGGTAGAGGTGAGTGCATTTAATGACGGTAAAAGCTGGCTAAATTTTCCCTTTGAGAATTTGAACCCACCTAAAACTTTCGCCGCCAAATTTTTCTGGAAAACTTTGGGAATCATTTCTGACCCGGAAATCCAGATTATAGTCTGGTTGCCAAATGGTGAACAAAAAATTACTATAGCCGCTATCAAAGCAGTGCAACTACAGGGTAAAGTTTTGCGCCTATTGGCTGCGGGTCCAAAAATTCCAGAGAATCAAAACGATGTTCTTCAACCCAAACCTCTAGCTTTGACAAATGCAGCACTGGAATGGGTACAACCATCTCCCATCACTCTAAAAGAACTGCATCAACAAAATCCCCAAGGGGTGAAGGTAATATTATCGAGTGTCTGGCAATCTTTACAGCAATCCGGTGAAGTTGTGGCTGGTGCTATTCCTACCTTTGAGCAGATGCAGGAAAAGTTGGGTGATTGGCC
The Nostoc punctiforme PCC 73102 genome window above contains:
- a CDS encoding iron uptake porin; protein product: MLAWLLIAGVNGVAQKASAQEYINIEATQAQESIDLNSPPLSPINPMAQVTSVSQLKDVQPNDWAFQALQSLVERYGCIAGYPDSSYRGNRALTRYEFAAGVNACLDRVNELITTATSDLVTREDLATLQKLQSEFAPELATLRGRVDSLEARTGEFEANQFSRTTKLSGLLIVGIQGRTSNRGDVNPRDGQKDTDDGGTNINVISLAQLYLTSQITPSSYLFTGLIDGKGKTSPRFTNSVSRNDVLLGYEYPTDSLIVSDLNFHWLVTDKLAIMVGTEGVSMPAAFRGPNRVESAATGPLSYFAQRNPILNMGYGHGGIAIDWQFAKRASLQAIYTSYKPGNPGNSSGLFDGTTTTGVQLLLTPTDTLDLSLYYVNNYSSDGCLLTFVGDECLTTVNTTTGKSAPLQTNAVGATVTWQISPRISAGAWGGYTKSYIPGQSGNVETTNYMVFMNFPDLFAKGNLGGIYVGQPPKITSSDLPVGNNVPDFINTGLGRAGGQPGTTTQIEAFYRFQLTDNISITPGIIHLLQPGNTPDSDSVTIGILRSTFSF